In one Solanum lycopersicum chromosome 11, SLM_r2.1 genomic region, the following are encoded:
- the LOC138339254 gene encoding uncharacterized protein has translation MASENNFVQAAIPRFDGHYDHWSMLMENFLRSKEYWQIIEDGINAPTEVEALTNAQKMEFEARKLKDLKAKNYLFQAIERPILETILCKETSKDIWDSMRKKYQGTARVKRAQLQALRRDFETLQMKEGESVMSYCARTMETSNKM, from the coding sequence ATGGCTTCAGAGAACAACTTCGTGCAAGCAGCCATTCCTCGTTTTGATGGTCATTATGACCATTGGAGTATGCTGATGGAAAATTTTTTACGGTCAAAAGAGTATTGGCAAATTATCGAGGATGGCATCAACGCTCCAACGGAAGTCGAGGCTTTGACGAATGCTCAAAAGATGGAGTTCGAAGCAAGAAAGTTGAAAGATTTGAAGGCAAAAAATTACCTCTTTCAGGCTATTGAACGTCCTATCTTGGAAACTATTCTTTGTAAAGAAACTTCCAAGGATATATGGGACTCcatgagaaagaaatatcaaGGTACTGCTAGAGTGAAGCGCGCACAACTTCAAGCCTTAAGAAGGGATTTTGAGACTTTGCAGATGAAGGAAGGAGAGTCTGTAATGAGTTACTGTGCTAGAACGATGGAGACTAGCAACAAAATGTGA